The Nitrospira sp. KM1 genome includes a window with the following:
- a CDS encoding SPASM domain-containing protein: MPTEIGRTDQAGNSGAVPGSSTDNICAYPWQQMIIDLTGEVVPCCFWAGYGNTGKPLGNTNEQTIEEIWNGKQFRELRHRNATGDLQGYPCHECMSYRWSNGQYPKFTWSADFLPESGHCYYTLIPEWFQKAVKNNPTPVILCEDDDPLPIPDALHDDIRHIGAGRYSVWGRYLYFSTSDNSNPAMNGRRYELRAAEITVTLHGLVSDSASGRNLLQAYKDYRAGEEQMAAKPSMISLISTADCNIDCPACSQNTVRLMRVQHRPETVPDVLAHVPFLYQFIWHGGEPYLIKRFREFIDNFRTKDNPNLTFGFTSNGTMLTVRELEKLDKFPRVNASISVDSFAKDTFEKIRAGASYDSVLSNVLRAMSTHDAPRRVFSVGMIICKSNMVELASNLEFAIEHEIGLNLSPILIYPVTERLDIFEDFERQTWGWPEVLDDAERLVLKSEEWGSRAIQRVNPLGMIRELKTLYARAAERYRSAITVSVRVEDPYESLRNMRNPGIIVTHLWDSDPISYLAITSHAGEYKLCLPREAAAGISPLCYGLYHDLLEPEGWLVTGPVSGHPGWGKGLTTDKKPAPIIVTVPQFTPVPRPKNQYYANYGESSPIGLQVKSPTDIYDAYRNLVQIERQAGGGAVGPRPPRSVTSTMRGALSKLNRIRHALLRMGHKHTARRG; encoded by the coding sequence ATGCCAACGGAGATCGGCAGAACCGATCAAGCCGGCAACAGCGGTGCTGTTCCGGGTTCGTCTACTGACAACATTTGCGCCTATCCCTGGCAGCAGATGATTATCGATTTGACGGGAGAGGTCGTTCCCTGCTGTTTTTGGGCGGGGTACGGCAATACCGGAAAGCCATTGGGTAACACGAATGAGCAAACGATCGAGGAAATCTGGAATGGGAAGCAGTTTCGCGAGCTGCGACACCGAAACGCTACGGGTGATTTGCAAGGGTATCCATGCCATGAGTGTATGTCGTATCGCTGGAGCAATGGCCAGTATCCCAAATTCACGTGGTCTGCAGACTTCTTACCGGAAAGCGGTCACTGCTATTACACGTTGATTCCGGAATGGTTCCAGAAGGCAGTCAAGAACAACCCGACTCCAGTTATCCTATGCGAGGATGATGACCCTCTACCTATTCCGGATGCCCTCCACGACGACATCCGGCATATCGGGGCTGGTCGCTATTCCGTGTGGGGACGGTATCTTTATTTTTCGACGTCGGACAACAGCAATCCGGCTATGAACGGTCGGCGTTACGAGTTGAGGGCAGCTGAGATTACCGTCACGCTTCACGGCCTTGTATCCGATTCAGCGTCGGGGCGTAATTTGCTACAGGCCTATAAAGATTATCGAGCGGGCGAGGAACAGATGGCTGCGAAGCCGAGCATGATCTCGCTGATTTCGACGGCTGACTGCAATATCGATTGTCCAGCCTGCAGCCAGAACACAGTCCGGCTGATGCGCGTTCAGCATCGACCGGAGACGGTACCGGATGTCTTGGCGCACGTGCCGTTTCTCTACCAGTTCATCTGGCATGGCGGAGAGCCCTATTTGATCAAGCGCTTCAGGGAATTTATCGATAATTTTCGGACCAAGGACAATCCAAACCTGACGTTCGGATTTACCAGCAATGGAACGATGCTGACGGTGCGCGAATTGGAGAAGCTTGACAAGTTTCCTCGGGTCAATGCCAGCATTTCCGTCGATAGTTTTGCCAAGGACACGTTTGAGAAAATCCGCGCCGGCGCCAGTTATGATTCCGTCTTGAGCAATGTGCTGCGCGCTATGTCCACGCACGATGCTCCCAGACGTGTGTTTTCCGTGGGAATGATCATCTGCAAGTCGAACATGGTGGAATTGGCTTCCAACCTGGAGTTTGCCATTGAGCATGAGATCGGGTTGAACCTTTCTCCTATCCTCATCTATCCGGTGACCGAGCGACTGGATATTTTTGAGGATTTCGAGAGACAGACTTGGGGGTGGCCCGAAGTGCTTGACGATGCCGAGCGTCTGGTGCTGAAGTCGGAGGAGTGGGGCAGCCGTGCCATACAGCGGGTGAATCCGCTCGGAATGATTCGGGAGTTGAAGACCCTCTACGCTCGCGCTGCTGAACGGTACAGGTCCGCGATCACCGTATCCGTCAGGGTGGAGGATCCGTACGAGTCATTACGAAACATGAGGAATCCGGGAATAATCGTCACTCATTTATGGGATTCCGATCCAATTTCCTACCTGGCGATTACGTCTCACGCGGGCGAGTATAAATTATGCCTTCCACGCGAAGCGGCAGCGGGCATTTCTCCCCTGTGCTACGGTCTATATCACGATCTGCTCGAGCCGGAGGGGTGGCTCGTCACCGGGCCTGTCTCGGGGCATCCAGGTTGGGGAAAAGGTCTGACGACGGACAAGAAGCCGGCTCCCATCATCGTGACGGTACCGCAGTTCACTCCAGTTCCCAGGCCAAAAAACCAATACTATGCGAATTACGGGGAAAGCTCGCCAATTGGTCTTCAGGTCAAGAGTCCAACGGACATCTATGATGCCTACAGGAATCTGGTGCAGATTGAACGGCAGGCAGGAGGTGGCGCTGTCGGTCCTCGGCCTCCACGCTCCGTCACGTCGACCATGCGGGGCGCATTGTCGAAACTGAACAGGATCCGTCATGCGCTACTCCGGATGGGACACAAGCATACGGCTCGAAGGGGCTGA